A region from the Desulfitobacterium dehalogenans ATCC 51507 genome encodes:
- the hypF gene encoding carbamoyltransferase HypF has protein sequence MRTAYFIHLNGIVQGVGFRPYVYRLAQEMGIKGWVNNSSHGVTIHAEGPQVPAFYRRLLQEVPPLAKITHQEYREVAFANYPGFEILQSQDEGQADVLISPDIGTCGNCLADLRDPDNLRYQYPFTNCTNCGPRYTIIRDVPYDRVHTTMEAFPMCPVCAQEYEDPLNRRFHAQPVACSRCGPTVQLMNVQGDICSGLGVEQIARGEILAVKGLGGFHLVCDAGNPEAVRRLRQRKERGAKPFALMARNLEVIQRYLKISLKEEELLKSSSAPIVILERKKGDEEGLPYELAPGLHTLGVMLPYTPLHALLFDGPFDFLVMTSGNLSGRPLIYINEEAVRDLKGIADYFLLHNRDIFHPCDDSVVQVIGDEAVFHRRARGYVPLPQKCPKEFNASILGVGGELKNAFCLGAGSRAFTSQYIGDMEGYENFQRFRQELASFQKVVQIVPEVVAYDAHPNFQTTNFALAGPWPQKIKVQHHHAHLVSVLGEHGITAPTLGVVCDGTGWGEDQKIWGFEFLKGNAEGYRRLAHLEYLPLPGGDTGAKHPLRIAYAYGKALLSEKEWLMTERLWERLPAHEQKILNQQLEKKLQIFETSSGGRLFDAVSALLDICTRVTYEGQAAIELESQATQWLFRNSEAALSYSKTSPNVCDLEPRYPLEWAKDGECLILKVKELYQGIIQDVLEGKDPGFIAYHFHDSIAHGIIRTVLKLQESADPLVLTGGVFQNKLLTEKVLALCQAFAIPTIRAKELPPGDGGLALGQVLIGNERCS, from the coding sequence ATGAGGACAGCTTATTTTATCCATCTCAATGGTATCGTTCAAGGTGTAGGCTTTCGACCCTATGTCTACCGTTTAGCTCAGGAAATGGGGATTAAGGGATGGGTAAATAATTCCAGTCATGGAGTCACTATTCATGCTGAGGGCCCACAAGTTCCAGCCTTCTATAGGCGCTTGCTTCAAGAGGTGCCTCCTTTAGCGAAAATTACTCATCAAGAATACCGTGAAGTGGCCTTTGCCAATTATCCAGGTTTTGAAATCCTCCAAAGCCAGGATGAAGGACAGGCTGATGTGCTCATTTCACCGGATATAGGGACCTGCGGGAATTGCTTGGCCGATCTCAGGGATCCGGATAATTTACGTTATCAATACCCCTTTACCAACTGCACCAATTGCGGTCCACGCTACACGATTATTCGAGATGTACCCTATGATCGTGTTCACACGACTATGGAAGCCTTTCCCATGTGCCCCGTCTGTGCTCAGGAATATGAAGACCCCCTGAACCGGCGCTTTCATGCTCAGCCTGTAGCTTGCTCCCGATGCGGTCCTACTGTTCAGCTTATGAATGTTCAAGGTGATATTTGCTCTGGTCTGGGTGTTGAACAAATAGCCCGGGGAGAGATTTTGGCCGTCAAGGGGTTAGGCGGATTTCACTTAGTCTGTGATGCAGGGAATCCGGAAGCTGTCCGGCGCTTACGTCAGCGTAAAGAAAGAGGAGCAAAGCCTTTTGCTTTAATGGCTCGTAACCTTGAGGTCATTCAGAGATACCTTAAGATATCGTTGAAAGAGGAAGAACTTTTAAAGAGTTCTTCGGCTCCTATTGTGATATTAGAAAGAAAAAAAGGTGATGAGGAAGGTCTGCCCTATGAGCTTGCTCCAGGACTTCATACCTTAGGAGTGATGCTTCCTTATACCCCGCTCCACGCCCTGCTTTTCGACGGACCCTTTGATTTTTTGGTTATGACCAGCGGGAATCTCAGTGGTCGTCCTCTGATTTATATCAATGAAGAAGCTGTCCGGGATCTAAAAGGGATTGCCGACTATTTTCTCCTTCATAATCGGGATATTTTTCATCCCTGTGATGATTCGGTGGTTCAGGTCATTGGGGATGAGGCTGTCTTTCATCGGCGGGCTCGCGGTTATGTTCCGCTGCCTCAAAAATGTCCAAAGGAGTTCAATGCTTCAATCCTGGGAGTGGGCGGAGAATTGAAAAATGCCTTTTGTCTGGGTGCCGGGAGCAGAGCCTTTACCAGTCAGTATATTGGAGATATGGAAGGGTACGAGAACTTTCAGCGCTTTCGTCAGGAGCTGGCATCCTTCCAAAAGGTCGTACAAATTGTTCCTGAGGTGGTAGCTTATGATGCGCATCCGAATTTCCAGACCACAAACTTTGCCTTGGCAGGTCCATGGCCTCAGAAGATAAAAGTTCAGCATCATCATGCCCACCTAGTGAGTGTCTTGGGAGAGCATGGCATAACAGCCCCTACCTTAGGCGTGGTTTGTGATGGGACAGGCTGGGGTGAGGATCAAAAAATTTGGGGATTTGAGTTTTTAAAAGGGAATGCTGAAGGATATCGGCGTTTGGCTCATTTGGAATATCTGCCCTTGCCCGGAGGAGATACTGGGGCCAAGCATCCCTTGCGTATTGCTTATGCCTATGGGAAAGCGCTGCTCTCCGAAAAGGAATGGCTGATGACGGAGAGATTATGGGAAAGGCTCCCAGCTCATGAGCAAAAGATTCTTAATCAGCAATTAGAAAAAAAACTTCAAATCTTTGAGACATCCAGTGGAGGCAGGCTATTTGACGCTGTGAGCGCCTTGCTTGATATCTGCACGAGAGTTACCTATGAAGGGCAGGCTGCTATTGAATTAGAGAGTCAGGCTACCCAGTGGCTCTTCAGAAATAGTGAAGCCGCTCTTTCTTATAGCAAAACGTCTCCAAATGTTTGTGACCTTGAACCGCGCTATCCTTTAGAGTGGGCTAAGGATGGGGAGTGCTTAATCCTAAAGGTGAAAGAACTATATCAGGGTATTATTCAGGATGTGCTCGAGGGAAAAGACCCCGGTTTTATTGCTTATCATTTTCATGATTCCATCGCTCATGGGATTATCCGGACGGTGCTTAAGCTCCAGGAAAGTGCAGATCCCCTTGTGTTGACCGGTGGAGTCTTTCAAAATAAACTCTTAACGGAAAAGGTATTGGCGCTATGTCAAGCCTTTGCGATCCCAACCATCCGGGCCAAGGAGCTGCCGCCGGGTGATGGAGGACTGGCCTTAGGTCAAGTATTGATAGGGAATGAGAGGTGCTCATAA
- a CDS encoding alpha/beta-type small acid-soluble spore protein gives MSNKTPMVPESERQLDQLKWEVAEELHLDDDIQERGFANMTTREVGQIGGNMVKKMVAFAEEQMGKGTDIKG, from the coding sequence ATGAGCAATAAAACGCCGATGGTTCCTGAATCCGAAAGACAATTGGATCAACTTAAATGGGAAGTTGCAGAAGAGCTCCATTTGGACGACGACATCCAGGAAAGAGGTTTTGCCAACATGACCACCCGAGAAGTCGGACAAATTGGTGGTAACATGGTCAAAAAGATGGTGGCATTTGCTGAAGAACAGATGGGTAAAGGCACCGATATTAAAGGGTAA
- a CDS encoding long-chain-fatty-acid--CoA ligase, translating into MKEPVWYNCYEEGVRKTLEIENISLYEMFERSAKSFGQRPAIVFGGKTWTYTDMELDVDRLAKALIRLGVKPKDRISINMPNSATWMISFFAIMKIGAIVVQTNPLYVESELKALMNDSGAIGMITVAPLYPRVQGIRQETSLKWVLVEGLRAMGMDEGEGTCDFHTCVSDDSEVEWTKPDIDPQTDIAVLQYTGGTTGTSKGAMLSHSNLYANAYQIWEWLKGTPGQEKSLCAIPLFHIYALSVCMNTSIFGGSAVIPIPKFDADLILKLINDEKPTLYPGTPTMYVALINHPKIKEFDVSSIRACVSGSAPLPVEVALRFGELTGGKLVEGYGLSEASPVTHINPFCSARVGSIGTPVSNTQAKIVDIEIGDKELPVGEVGELAVKGPQVMLGYWQRENETRAVLRDGWLYTGDLARMDEDGYFYVVDRKKDMIITGGYNVYPREIEEALYAHPAVREAICAGVPDSYWGEKVKAYVVLREAQQVTEEELLNYLKKELASYKVPKQIEIRDNLPKTAVGKVLRRFLVEEEKQKLEEQAKEA; encoded by the coding sequence ATGAAAGAGCCGGTCTGGTATAATTGTTATGAGGAAGGGGTACGGAAAACTCTCGAGATCGAAAACATATCCTTATACGAAATGTTCGAGCGCAGTGCTAAAAGTTTTGGACAGCGGCCGGCTATCGTTTTTGGAGGTAAGACCTGGACTTATACTGACATGGAACTGGATGTCGATCGTTTAGCCAAGGCCTTAATCAGACTTGGTGTAAAGCCCAAGGACCGGATTTCTATCAATATGCCCAACTCTGCAACCTGGATGATTAGCTTCTTTGCCATTATGAAAATTGGCGCCATTGTGGTTCAGACCAACCCCCTCTATGTCGAAAGCGAGCTGAAAGCGCTGATGAATGATTCCGGCGCGATAGGTATGATTACAGTTGCACCCCTTTATCCGAGAGTTCAGGGAATCCGTCAGGAAACCTCTCTTAAATGGGTTCTTGTGGAAGGACTAAGGGCCATGGGTATGGATGAAGGAGAAGGAACTTGTGATTTCCATACTTGCGTTAGTGATGATTCTGAGGTTGAATGGACCAAGCCGGATATTGACCCACAGACGGACATTGCCGTGTTGCAATATACCGGAGGAACCACAGGCACTTCCAAGGGTGCCATGCTCTCCCACAGCAATCTATATGCCAATGCCTATCAGATTTGGGAATGGCTTAAAGGAACACCGGGACAAGAGAAATCCTTATGTGCCATCCCCCTGTTTCATATCTACGCCTTATCCGTCTGTATGAATACTTCGATCTTTGGGGGGAGTGCAGTCATTCCTATTCCCAAATTCGATGCGGATCTCATCTTAAAATTGATTAACGATGAAAAGCCCACCCTTTATCCAGGAACGCCAACCATGTATGTGGCGTTGATTAACCATCCCAAGATTAAAGAGTTTGATGTTTCCTCCATACGAGCATGTGTCAGCGGTTCTGCTCCCTTGCCTGTGGAAGTCGCACTGCGCTTTGGGGAATTGACCGGCGGAAAATTAGTGGAGGGCTATGGATTATCTGAGGCATCTCCTGTGACCCATATTAACCCCTTCTGCAGCGCCCGTGTCGGCTCAATTGGAACCCCTGTTTCCAATACCCAGGCCAAGATTGTGGATATAGAGATAGGGGATAAAGAACTTCCTGTAGGGGAAGTAGGAGAGCTCGCCGTAAAAGGTCCCCAAGTCATGCTGGGGTATTGGCAAAGAGAAAATGAAACCAGAGCGGTGCTGCGGGACGGATGGCTGTATACTGGTGATCTGGCCCGGATGGATGAAGATGGGTACTTTTATGTTGTTGATAGGAAAAAGGATATGATTATCACCGGCGGCTATAATGTTTATCCCCGCGAAATTGAAGAAGCATTGTATGCCCATCCCGCTGTCAGAGAAGCGATATGTGCCGGGGTTCCGGATTCATACTGGGGTGAGAAAGTAAAAGCTTATGTAGTGCTTAGAGAGGCACAGCAAGTTACAGAAGAAGAACTTCTTAATTATTTGAAGAAAGAATTAGCTTCCTATAAAGTTCCTAAGCAAATTGAAATCAGGGATAATCTTCCTAAGACAGCAGTTGGTAAGGTCCTCAGAAGATTTCTGGTTGAGGAGGAAAAACAAAAACTGGAAGAACAGGCCAAGGAAGCTTGA
- a CDS encoding cytochrome c3 family protein, which produces MKSKRRILLGLLVIALAITVLIGCKNQKPGPGTAVTPPPTGQQTAQYVGSDSCKTCHAEYHTNFEKSHHAGAFKPLSDYSLTQPAGQIKLFDSKATDKTGNLDLANKDQVYGVMMDHYVVAKAPEGFTDKVYRVASLEKSGDKYVIKPAKETDVDKDGKPDYTAESYTCGSCHSPGIEVSSKDYGVSCESCHGPGGNHVTATTKAGTMDTKAAANACNSCHESNPSKNDKGVWTANTHYGARNYFASKHGQSSMNCMTCHETHKPNASGLLLKADKAQDICAKCHEGKSFDLDKMMWKNPTDARGHFTKDHSFGALPYEKLGDDKKTPEIEITNQEAIDLITKLLPDTAKK; this is translated from the coding sequence TTGAAATCCAAGAGAAGAATATTACTCGGACTGCTAGTGATCGCATTGGCTATTACAGTACTCATAGGCTGTAAGAACCAAAAACCTGGCCCAGGGACAGCTGTTACTCCGCCGCCAACGGGTCAACAGACGGCGCAATATGTGGGCAGTGACAGCTGCAAAACCTGCCACGCAGAATATCATACCAATTTTGAGAAATCCCATCATGCCGGTGCCTTTAAGCCTCTGTCAGATTATTCCTTAACCCAGCCCGCGGGGCAAATCAAGCTTTTTGATTCCAAAGCTACGGATAAGACGGGGAACCTCGATCTGGCCAATAAGGACCAAGTCTATGGGGTCATGATGGATCACTACGTTGTCGCCAAAGCGCCCGAAGGTTTCACAGATAAGGTATATCGTGTTGCTTCCCTCGAAAAGTCGGGAGATAAGTACGTCATCAAACCTGCGAAAGAAACGGATGTTGACAAGGATGGCAAGCCCGACTATACAGCGGAAAGCTATACATGCGGCAGTTGTCATTCACCGGGTATCGAAGTCAGTTCAAAGGACTATGGAGTATCTTGTGAATCCTGTCATGGCCCTGGAGGAAACCATGTTACCGCCACTACGAAGGCAGGAACGATGGATACAAAAGCGGCGGCCAACGCCTGCAATTCCTGTCACGAAAGCAACCCCAGCAAGAACGATAAAGGAGTATGGACAGCTAATACTCACTATGGAGCACGGAACTATTTTGCCAGCAAGCATGGACAAAGCTCCATGAACTGTATGACATGTCACGAAACCCATAAACCTAATGCCAGTGGCTTGCTTCTCAAGGCGGATAAAGCTCAGGATATCTGCGCTAAGTGCCACGAAGGAAAATCCTTTGATCTTGATAAAATGATGTGGAAGAACCCCACCGATGCACGAGGACATTTTACCAAGGATCATAGCTTTGGCGCCCTTCCCTACGAAAAATTAGGCGATGATAAAAAGACGCCTGAGATTGAGATTACTAACCAGGAAGCCATCGATTTGATTACCAAGCTGCTTCCTGATACCGCTAAAAAATAA
- a CDS encoding NrtA/SsuA/CpmA family ABC transporter substrate-binding protein has translation MLRRRKPLIYLLCLFLFLLGAQGCSIEKGSQPEDKGIPALTQINASYSTRPINVPAIVALDRLNFEKAFQAEGIDFKWTEIAAGPAQLEALASKSIDISTSMNYVSALLAKANGNDIRVVAGYSQFPEGIAIVAGTDRNVKTLADLKGKKIALQKGTMLHEFLIKALEKANLSPTDVEMVAMESVDAAPAMMGGQIDAAILPEPLLTKVISSGKGILVQNAEGFITGQTFIVARSDFALNHPEAVKRFIQLHEESIQWAEQNKEQFYTFAGEQLKLEPKAVEALYPKFVFSTQINSQMIHELKESAQFLQKNGFIKSTVNTDQLVDDLVDISFL, from the coding sequence TTGTTAAGAAGAAGAAAACCATTGATCTATTTACTGTGTCTTTTTCTATTTTTGCTGGGAGCACAAGGCTGCAGTATAGAGAAGGGGAGCCAGCCGGAAGATAAAGGGATTCCGGCCTTAACCCAGATTAACGCATCTTACTCCACACGGCCCATTAACGTTCCTGCTATCGTTGCACTTGATCGGCTTAATTTTGAGAAGGCTTTTCAAGCAGAGGGTATCGATTTTAAATGGACTGAGATTGCGGCGGGACCGGCACAGCTTGAAGCCCTGGCTTCGAAGAGTATCGATATAAGCACCTCTATGAACTATGTTTCCGCTTTACTGGCCAAAGCCAATGGCAACGATATCCGGGTCGTTGCCGGGTATTCTCAATTTCCTGAAGGGATCGCCATCGTCGCTGGAACAGATCGGAATGTAAAAACATTGGCCGATCTAAAGGGTAAGAAAATAGCCCTGCAAAAGGGGACCATGCTCCATGAGTTCCTGATCAAGGCACTGGAAAAAGCGAACTTAAGCCCTACGGACGTGGAAATGGTGGCCATGGAATCTGTGGATGCAGCTCCTGCCATGATGGGAGGGCAGATTGACGCAGCTATTTTGCCCGAGCCTCTCCTGACAAAAGTGATCAGTTCAGGAAAAGGAATTTTAGTTCAAAATGCCGAAGGATTTATTACCGGTCAAACTTTTATCGTCGCGCGATCAGACTTTGCCTTGAATCATCCCGAGGCGGTTAAACGCTTTATCCAACTCCATGAGGAAAGTATTCAATGGGCTGAGCAGAACAAAGAGCAGTTTTACACTTTTGCCGGTGAACAGCTGAAGCTCGAACCTAAAGCAGTGGAGGCACTTTACCCGAAATTCGTGTTTTCTACTCAGATTAATTCGCAAATGATCCATGAGCTTAAGGAATCAGCACAGTTTCTCCAAAAGAATGGGTTTATCAAGTCAACAGTAAACACGGATCAATTAGTGGATGATCTGGTGGACATTTCTTTCCTATAG
- a CDS encoding ABC transporter ATP-binding protein has protein sequence MRPLLEINGLRKEFITPRTNITALADIYMTVAKGEFVCLVGPSGCGKTTLLRLIAGLERPTAGTVSVLGNEVLEPGRQCGMVFQEPRLFPWLTVAENIGVGIKGRLAASDLQKAVSHHLELIGLMDFAQVYPRELSGGMAQRVAIARALAIDPEILLLDEPFSTLDALTRRRMQDEILQLWRATGKTMIMVTHDIHEAIHLGERVLVFSPSPGRITHIFDVGKEKRLAQTTDSQNLIDIEREIMSCLNPIN, from the coding sequence ATGAGGCCGCTTTTAGAGATCAATGGGTTAAGGAAAGAGTTTATCACCCCCAGAACGAATATAACTGCCTTAGCAGATATATATATGACTGTAGCAAAGGGTGAGTTTGTATGTCTGGTTGGGCCCAGCGGTTGTGGGAAAACAACCTTGCTGCGTCTTATCGCGGGTTTAGAGCGTCCGACGGCTGGAACAGTGTCCGTTCTGGGCAATGAAGTCCTCGAGCCTGGCCGGCAGTGCGGGATGGTTTTTCAAGAACCACGACTCTTCCCTTGGCTTACCGTGGCTGAAAACATTGGGGTGGGGATCAAGGGAAGACTCGCGGCTTCTGATTTGCAAAAGGCAGTGAGTCATCACCTGGAGCTCATAGGCTTAATGGATTTTGCCCAGGTCTATCCCCGTGAATTATCCGGGGGTATGGCCCAAAGGGTAGCCATCGCCCGGGCCTTGGCCATTGACCCGGAAATTCTCCTTTTGGACGAACCCTTTTCAACATTGGATGCACTGACACGAAGACGAATGCAGGATGAGATTTTACAGCTTTGGCGAGCTACAGGCAAAACCATGATCATGGTGACTCATGATATCCATGAAGCTATTCATCTCGGAGAGCGGGTCTTAGTTTTTTCGCCTTCCCCCGGCCGAATTACTCACATCTTTGATGTGGGAAAGGAGAAGAGGCTGGCGCAAACCACGGATTCCCAAAACTTGATAGACATTGAGCGAGAGATTATGAGTTGCCTGAACCCTATAAACTAA
- a CDS encoding ABC transporter permease, whose amino-acid sequence MKDQIIRKIQGLLFPALLIILWQGVSYFGWVNPYLLPSPGDIMGTLAELLFTGEIFIHIKSSLFRLGVGMAITIVLAVPLGLFIGLFSGAQRFITPTLAFLQQIPSIAWIPVFILWLGIGEGSKIALMVYAAFFPVFINTLFGIQSVDQRLKEVAQAFSLGYRTRITHIYLPSAAPHFFVGIRLGFSNCWRALVAAEIIASSKGLGYLLMEGRNLAQAELIFVSIFIIGSLGALIDYAIKYLEQRALPWNNA is encoded by the coding sequence ATGAAGGATCAGATAATTCGAAAAATCCAAGGTTTGCTTTTCCCCGCCTTACTGATTATCCTATGGCAAGGTGTTAGTTATTTTGGCTGGGTTAACCCCTATCTTTTGCCTTCACCGGGTGATATTATGGGAACGCTTGCGGAACTCTTATTCACCGGGGAGATTTTTATCCATATTAAATCGAGCCTTTTTAGACTGGGAGTGGGAATGGCAATTACCATAGTACTTGCTGTTCCCCTTGGTTTGTTCATTGGGCTTTTTAGCGGAGCCCAGAGGTTTATCACTCCGACTTTAGCATTTCTGCAGCAAATTCCGTCCATTGCCTGGATTCCTGTCTTTATTCTTTGGCTTGGAATAGGGGAGGGTTCTAAGATTGCGCTGATGGTCTATGCAGCCTTTTTTCCAGTCTTTATTAACACCTTATTTGGGATTCAATCCGTAGACCAGAGGTTAAAAGAAGTGGCCCAGGCCTTTAGCTTAGGCTACAGGACAAGGATCACTCATATTTATCTTCCTTCGGCGGCACCTCATTTTTTCGTTGGCATACGGTTAGGCTTCAGCAACTGTTGGCGTGCCCTTGTAGCCGCCGAAATTATTGCCTCCTCAAAGGGATTAGGCTATCTGCTGATGGAGGGAAGAAATTTAGCCCAGGCGGAGTTGATTTTTGTATCGATTTTTATTATCGGCAGTCTTGGAGCATTAATTGACTATGCTATTAAGTACCTTGAGCAAAGAGCATTGCCTTGGAATAACGCATGA